The proteins below are encoded in one region of Equus caballus isolate H_3958 breed thoroughbred chromosome 18, TB-T2T, whole genome shotgun sequence:
- the TMEM237 gene encoding transmembrane protein 237 isoform X1, whose protein sequence is MGKKQVRPPRALPPVPSAIQDDIPLSRPKKKKPRAKTTLASASLEGLVQTAVHRPSEGSAPPTKDPREHPDAPIQRRQKKTRPPLELETASTQKKASSPSLLRNENGLNVEPAEEPVTQKPRRKTKKTQPAELQYANELGVEDEDIITDEQSSPEQQAVFTAPTGVSQPVGKVFVEKSRRFQAADRSELIKTTEHIDVSVDGKPCWTTRDVALSVHRAFRMIGLFSHGFLAGCAVWNIVVIYVLAGDQLSELSNLLQQYKTLAYPFQSLLYLLLALSTVSAFDRIDLAKTSVAIRNFLALEPTALASFLYFTALVLSLSQQMTSDRIHLYTPSSVNGSLWAEGLEEQVLQPWIVVNLVVALLVGLSWLFLSYRPGMDLSEELMFSSDVEEYPEKDKGVKVSS, encoded by the exons ATGGGGAAGAAGCAGGTG CGTCCTCCACGAGCCCTTCCACCTGTGCCAAG TGCTATTCAAG atgataTTCCCCTTAGTCGTCCTAAGAAAAAGAAGCCCAGAGCAAAAACCACGCTAG CTAGTGCTTCTCTGGAAGGCCTTGTTCagactgctgttcacaggccctCTGAGGGCAGCGCGCCGCCAACTAAAGACCCCAGAGAACACCCAGACGCTCCTATTCAAAGGAGACAGAAGAAGACGAGGCCGCCTCTCG agttGGAAACTGCTTCCACCCAGAAAAAGGCATCCAGTCCATCTTTGTTACGAAATGAAAATGGTCTCAATGTGGAGCCAGCTGAGGAGCCAGTGACTCAAAAACCTCGAAGGAAGACAAA GAAGACCCAGCCAGCGGAATTACAGTATGCCAACGAGCTAGGAGTAGAAGATGAAGACATAATTACTGACGAGCAGAGTAGCCCGGAACAGCAGGCCGTGTTCACTGCACCCACTGGCGTCAGCCAGCCTGTAGGCAAAGTGTTTGTGGAAAAAAGCC GGCGATTCCAGGCTGCTGACCGTTCGGAGTTGATAAAGACCACAGAACACATAGACGTGTCCGTggacgggaagccctgctggACGACCAGAGACGTCGCGCTCTCAGTGCACCGGGCTTTCAG GATGATTGGTCTCTTCTCTCATGGCTTCCTGGCTGGCTGTGCCGTGTGGAATATAGTTGTGATCTATGTCCTAGCAGGAGATCAGCTTTCTGAGCTCTCAAACCTCCTGCAACAATACAAGACCTTAGCCTATCCATTCCAGAGTCTTCTCTACTTGCTTTTGGCTCTGAGTACAGTTTCGGCATTTGACAG GATCGACTTGGCTAAAACATCAGTGGCAATCCGAAATTTCCTTGCCCTGGAGCCAACAGCTTTAGCATCTTTCT TGTACTTTACTGCTCTCGTACTATCTCTGAGTCAGCAAATGACCAGTGACAGAATCCACCTGTACACACCTTCTTCTGTTAATGGGAGCCTCTG GGCAGAAGGACTCGAGGAGCAGGTTCTGCAGCCATGGATTGTGGTGAACCTGGTGGTGGCCCTTCTGGTTGGATTATCTTGGCTTTTTTTGTCTTATAGGCCAGGCATGGATCTCAGTGAAg
- the TMEM237 gene encoding transmembrane protein 237 isoform X2: protein MRADSGRGPEEGPQRPPRALPPVPSAIQDDIPLSRPKKKKPRAKTTLASASLEGLVQTAVHRPSEGSAPPTKDPREHPDAPIQRRQKKTRPPLELETASTQKKASSPSLLRNENGLNVEPAEEPVTQKPRRKTKKTQPAELQYANELGVEDEDIITDEQSSPEQQAVFTAPTGVSQPVGKVFVEKSRRFQAADRSELIKTTEHIDVSVDGKPCWTTRDVALSVHRAFRMIGLFSHGFLAGCAVWNIVVIYVLAGDQLSELSNLLQQYKTLAYPFQSLLYLLLALSTVSAFDRIDLAKTSVAIRNFLALEPTALASFLYFTALVLSLSQQMTSDRIHLYTPSSVNGSLWAEGLEEQVLQPWIVVNLVVALLVGLSWLFLSYRPGMDLSEELMFSSDVEEYPEKDKGVKVSS from the exons ATGAGGGCCGACTCGGGGCGCGGGCCGGAGGAGGGCCCCCAG CGTCCTCCACGAGCCCTTCCACCTGTGCCAAG TGCTATTCAAG atgataTTCCCCTTAGTCGTCCTAAGAAAAAGAAGCCCAGAGCAAAAACCACGCTAG CTAGTGCTTCTCTGGAAGGCCTTGTTCagactgctgttcacaggccctCTGAGGGCAGCGCGCCGCCAACTAAAGACCCCAGAGAACACCCAGACGCTCCTATTCAAAGGAGACAGAAGAAGACGAGGCCGCCTCTCG agttGGAAACTGCTTCCACCCAGAAAAAGGCATCCAGTCCATCTTTGTTACGAAATGAAAATGGTCTCAATGTGGAGCCAGCTGAGGAGCCAGTGACTCAAAAACCTCGAAGGAAGACAAA GAAGACCCAGCCAGCGGAATTACAGTATGCCAACGAGCTAGGAGTAGAAGATGAAGACATAATTACTGACGAGCAGAGTAGCCCGGAACAGCAGGCCGTGTTCACTGCACCCACTGGCGTCAGCCAGCCTGTAGGCAAAGTGTTTGTGGAAAAAAGCC GGCGATTCCAGGCTGCTGACCGTTCGGAGTTGATAAAGACCACAGAACACATAGACGTGTCCGTggacgggaagccctgctggACGACCAGAGACGTCGCGCTCTCAGTGCACCGGGCTTTCAG GATGATTGGTCTCTTCTCTCATGGCTTCCTGGCTGGCTGTGCCGTGTGGAATATAGTTGTGATCTATGTCCTAGCAGGAGATCAGCTTTCTGAGCTCTCAAACCTCCTGCAACAATACAAGACCTTAGCCTATCCATTCCAGAGTCTTCTCTACTTGCTTTTGGCTCTGAGTACAGTTTCGGCATTTGACAG GATCGACTTGGCTAAAACATCAGTGGCAATCCGAAATTTCCTTGCCCTGGAGCCAACAGCTTTAGCATCTTTCT TGTACTTTACTGCTCTCGTACTATCTCTGAGTCAGCAAATGACCAGTGACAGAATCCACCTGTACACACCTTCTTCTGTTAATGGGAGCCTCTG GGCAGAAGGACTCGAGGAGCAGGTTCTGCAGCCATGGATTGTGGTGAACCTGGTGGTGGCCCTTCTGGTTGGATTATCTTGGCTTTTTTTGTCTTATAGGCCAGGCATGGATCTCAGTGAAg